In Crassostrea angulata isolate pt1a10 chromosome 4, ASM2561291v2, whole genome shotgun sequence, one genomic interval encodes:
- the LOC128182399 gene encoding solute carrier family 23 member 2-like isoform X2 yields the protein MEQQKQTQGEGEADTPVVFGVEDVPPVHLTILFGLQQAVMCIGGSLSLPFILTALLCPVDEQEVRAQLLSITMFMCGVATVLQCFLGVRLPIIQGGSHTFVAPIVVMMSLEKFRCPEKGFDVSSTNVTHADWTDRMREIQGNLILASLTQVVVGSLGLMGTILRFVGPLTIAPTISLIGLSLSHVVAMFCETHWGISMLTLFFVLLFSTFMNKMEVPIPSFSLRRKCHTKKLPVFQLFPIVIAVAIVWLFSFVLTVTDVFPSNSTVTGYKARTDSKLEIMTESPWFTLPLPLQFGVPTFSWAGYMGMMAATVSSIIESVGDYFAAARLSGAPLPPAHAINRGIMFEGVSSIISGLVGAGHATTSYSGNIGIIGITKVASRAVFIMAGVILIICGLVGKVGAVLALIPEPIIGGTLLLGLGMVASIGISVLQFCDLSSTRNITVLGVSFLMGLMVPEWLSENAEKVKTGSDELDQVILVLFGTASFAGGFIGFVLDNIVPGSKHERGIDRWLKVSDTSTQQPEAHICRIYDLPFVSKYVKRVPICRLCPISPSFAGFNFLCGKSSSKRGSFSETVNDKDPSLLPLHEDLEVKVNRQCDSDL from the exons ATGGAGCAACAAAAGCAGACCCAAGGGGAGGGGGAGGCAGACACCCCGGTGGTGTTTGGGGTGGAGGACGTACCCCCGGTCCACCTGACCATTTTGTTTGGTCTACAg CAAGCTGTAATGTGTATTGGGGGTTCGCTCTCTCTGCCATTTATACTGACAGCACTTCTGTGTCCGGTGGATGAACAGGAGGTGCGCGCGCAGCTACTCAGCATTACCATGTTTATGTGCGGTGTAGCAACAGTATTACAGTGTTTCCTCGGAGTGAG GTTGCCAATAATTCAGGGTGGTTCTCATACATTTGTGGCTCCTATTGTTGTCATGATGTCATTAGAAAAGTTCAGGTGTCCAGAAAAAG GTTTTGATGTTTCATCGACGAATGTTACGCATGCTGATTGGACAGACAGGATGCGCGAG ATCCAAGGGAACCTGATCCTTGCCTCCCTGACCCAGGTTGTCGTGGGGTCGCTCGGTCTGATGGGGACCATCCTCAGGTTCGTGGGTCCTCTAACCATTGCTCCTACGATCTCGCTGATTGGTCTGTCTCTGTCACATGTTGTCGCCATGTTCTGTGAGACTCACTGGGGGATCTCCATGCT AACTTTGTTTTTCGTTCTGTTATTCTCAACATTCATGAACAAAATGGAAGTACCAATTCCCTCGTTTTCACTCAGACGGAAATGCCATACCAAGAAACTTCCGGTATTTCAGTTGTTTCCCATTGTGATTGCTGTCGCCATTGTTTGGTTGTTTAGTTTCGTACTCACTGTCACAGACGTGTTTCCTAGCAACAGTACGGTCACCGGATACAAAGCAAGGACGGATTCAAAACTTGAAATCATGACTGAATCTCCTTGGTTCACATTGCCTCTACCGC TTCAGTTTGGGGTTCCCACGTTTAGCTGGGCTGGATACATGGGGATGATGGCAGCAACAGTGTCCTCCATTATAGAGTCTGTCGGAGACTACTTTGCGGCTGCCCGATTGTCTGGAGCCCCACTTCCGCCTGCGCATGCTATAAATAGAGGGATAATGTTTGAAGGGGTGTCCAGCATAATTTCAGGACTTGTAGGAGCAGGACATGCCACTACATCATACAGCGGGAATATTGGTATCATAGGGATTACAAAg GTGGCCAGTAGGGCTGTATTTATAATGGCTGGTGTGATCCTGATTATCTGTGGGCTGGTAGGGAAGGTGGGGGCGGTCCTCGCCCTGATACCGGAACCCATCATAGGGGGCACTCTACTTCTTGGACTAGGAATGGTGGCATCTATAGGAATATCTG TGCTGCAGTTCTGTGACCTGTCCTCCACCAGGAATATCACAGTCCTGGGCGTGTCCTTCCTGATGGGGCTGATGGTTCCAGAGTGGCTGTCAGAAAACGCAGAAAAAGTCAAAACAG GTTCTGACGAATTGGATCAGGTGATCCTCGTCTTGTTCGGGACAGCGTCATTCGCCGGAGGTTTCATTGGCTTCGTACTGGACAACATAGTCCCAG GATCAAAACACGAAAGGGGTATAGACAGGTGGTTAAAAGTCTCGGACACTTCTACCCAGCAACCGGAAGCACATATTTGCAGAATTTATGACTTACCTTTTGTTAGTAAATATGTCAAACGGGTTCCAATATGCAGACTCTGTCCTATCTCGCCGTCCTTTGCAGGGTTTAACTTTTTGTGTGGTAAGAGTTCAAGCAAAAGGGGGAGTTTTAGTGAGACTGTTAATGATAAGGACCCCAGTTTGCTCCCGTTACACGAAGACCTGGAGGTCAAGGTCAATCGTCAGTGTGACAGCGATTTGTAG
- the LOC128182399 gene encoding solute carrier family 23 member 2-like isoform X1, producing the protein MEQQKQTQGEGEADTPVVFGVEDVPPVHLTILFGLQQAVMCIGGSLSLPFILTALLCPVDEQEVRAQLLSITMFMCGVATVLQCFLGVRLPIIQGGSHTFVAPIVVMMSLEKFRCPEKGFDVSSTNVTHADWTDRMREIQGNLILASLTQVVVGSLGLMGTILRFVGPLTIAPTISLIGLSLSHVVAMFCETHWGISMLTLFFVLLFSTFMNKMEVPIPSFSLRRKCHTKKLPVFQLFPIVIAVAIVWLFSFVLTVTDVFPSNSTVTGYKARTDSKLEIMTESPWFTLPLPRTIQFGVPTFSWAGYMGMMAATVSSIIESVGDYFAAARLSGAPLPPAHAINRGIMFEGVSSIISGLVGAGHATTSYSGNIGIIGITKVASRAVFIMAGVILIICGLVGKVGAVLALIPEPIIGGTLLLGLGMVASIGISVLQFCDLSSTRNITVLGVSFLMGLMVPEWLSENAEKVKTGSDELDQVILVLFGTASFAGGFIGFVLDNIVPGSKHERGIDRWLKVSDTSTQQPEAHICRIYDLPFVSKYVKRVPICRLCPISPSFAGFNFLCGKSSSKRGSFSETVNDKDPSLLPLHEDLEVKVNRQCDSDL; encoded by the exons ATGGAGCAACAAAAGCAGACCCAAGGGGAGGGGGAGGCAGACACCCCGGTGGTGTTTGGGGTGGAGGACGTACCCCCGGTCCACCTGACCATTTTGTTTGGTCTACAg CAAGCTGTAATGTGTATTGGGGGTTCGCTCTCTCTGCCATTTATACTGACAGCACTTCTGTGTCCGGTGGATGAACAGGAGGTGCGCGCGCAGCTACTCAGCATTACCATGTTTATGTGCGGTGTAGCAACAGTATTACAGTGTTTCCTCGGAGTGAG GTTGCCAATAATTCAGGGTGGTTCTCATACATTTGTGGCTCCTATTGTTGTCATGATGTCATTAGAAAAGTTCAGGTGTCCAGAAAAAG GTTTTGATGTTTCATCGACGAATGTTACGCATGCTGATTGGACAGACAGGATGCGCGAG ATCCAAGGGAACCTGATCCTTGCCTCCCTGACCCAGGTTGTCGTGGGGTCGCTCGGTCTGATGGGGACCATCCTCAGGTTCGTGGGTCCTCTAACCATTGCTCCTACGATCTCGCTGATTGGTCTGTCTCTGTCACATGTTGTCGCCATGTTCTGTGAGACTCACTGGGGGATCTCCATGCT AACTTTGTTTTTCGTTCTGTTATTCTCAACATTCATGAACAAAATGGAAGTACCAATTCCCTCGTTTTCACTCAGACGGAAATGCCATACCAAGAAACTTCCGGTATTTCAGTTGTTTCCCATTGTGATTGCTGTCGCCATTGTTTGGTTGTTTAGTTTCGTACTCACTGTCACAGACGTGTTTCCTAGCAACAGTACGGTCACCGGATACAAAGCAAGGACGGATTCAAAACTTGAAATCATGACTGAATCTCCTTGGTTCACATTGCCTCTACCGCGTACGA TTCAGTTTGGGGTTCCCACGTTTAGCTGGGCTGGATACATGGGGATGATGGCAGCAACAGTGTCCTCCATTATAGAGTCTGTCGGAGACTACTTTGCGGCTGCCCGATTGTCTGGAGCCCCACTTCCGCCTGCGCATGCTATAAATAGAGGGATAATGTTTGAAGGGGTGTCCAGCATAATTTCAGGACTTGTAGGAGCAGGACATGCCACTACATCATACAGCGGGAATATTGGTATCATAGGGATTACAAAg GTGGCCAGTAGGGCTGTATTTATAATGGCTGGTGTGATCCTGATTATCTGTGGGCTGGTAGGGAAGGTGGGGGCGGTCCTCGCCCTGATACCGGAACCCATCATAGGGGGCACTCTACTTCTTGGACTAGGAATGGTGGCATCTATAGGAATATCTG TGCTGCAGTTCTGTGACCTGTCCTCCACCAGGAATATCACAGTCCTGGGCGTGTCCTTCCTGATGGGGCTGATGGTTCCAGAGTGGCTGTCAGAAAACGCAGAAAAAGTCAAAACAG GTTCTGACGAATTGGATCAGGTGATCCTCGTCTTGTTCGGGACAGCGTCATTCGCCGGAGGTTTCATTGGCTTCGTACTGGACAACATAGTCCCAG GATCAAAACACGAAAGGGGTATAGACAGGTGGTTAAAAGTCTCGGACACTTCTACCCAGCAACCGGAAGCACATATTTGCAGAATTTATGACTTACCTTTTGTTAGTAAATATGTCAAACGGGTTCCAATATGCAGACTCTGTCCTATCTCGCCGTCCTTTGCAGGGTTTAACTTTTTGTGTGGTAAGAGTTCAAGCAAAAGGGGGAGTTTTAGTGAGACTGTTAATGATAAGGACCCCAGTTTGCTCCCGTTACACGAAGACCTGGAGGTCAAGGTCAATCGTCAGTGTGACAGCGATTTGTAG
- the LOC128181644 gene encoding solute carrier family 23 member 2-like: MSEQESAGEKSETMPQQVTDPQDPPGGGAGQVEGVVEGVMDQTVFYPVDTVPPVNLMILFGLQQALMTLGGTMSLPFILASLFCPENENEVRAQLFSITMFMCGVATILQCVLGVRLPIIQGGSHVFVAPIVVMMTLDRFKCPTEEMNGLHGNHSLFIPWERRMREVQGNLILASITQVVVGGLGLIGLILRFVGPLTIAPTVSLIGLSLTHVVSEFCEKQWGISLLTVALLLLFSNVIHKVQLPVPAFSLKKKCHLTKLPIFQLFPVVITISIMWVFSFVLTELDVFPNNSTEPSFRARTDSRVDILYDAAWFQLPLPLPFGMPTFSAAGYMGMLAATVASIFESVGDYFTAARFSEAPVPPVHAINRGIFIEGFASIISGLMGAGHATTSYSGNIGIIGITKIASRAVFVTAGAMLVLWGVVGKVGAVLALIPDPIVGGTLLLGLGMVASVGISVLQFCELYSTRNITIIGISFLMGLMLPEWLSENEDFVKTGSADLDQVIKVLFGTASFTGGFIGFMLDNIVPGTAYERGLKRWVEVKSPSQRGDEATLYCIPAIRARMKRLRCCSYFPLSPTFTPGRGKRGLKNHGVKNESFDLKEVKTV, translated from the exons ATGTCTGAACAGGAGTCGGCAGGTGAAAAGTCAGAGACGATGCCCCAGCAAGTGACGGACCCTCAGGACCCGCCGGGGGGTGGGGCAGGGCAAGTGGAGGGCGTGGTTGAAGGGGTCATGGATCAAACTGTTTTCTACCCTGTGGATACAGTGCCTCCCGTCAACCTTATGATTTTGTTTGGACTACAG CAAGCTTTGATGACCCTTGGTGGAACTATGTCACTCCCTTTTATCTTGGCTTCATTGTTCTGTCCAGAAAACGAGAACGAAGTGCGCGCGCAGCTTTTCAGTATCACGATGTTCATGTGTGGTGTCGCTACTATCCTACAGTGTGTCCTTGGTGTGAG GTTGCCGATCATCCAAGGCGGATCTCATGTTTTTGTGGCCCCGATAGTTGTGATGATGACTTTGGACCGATTCAAATGTCCAACAGAGGAAA TGAACGGTTTGCACGGAAACCATAGTTTATTCATTCCCTGGGAGAGGAGGATGAGAGAG GTCCAGGGTAACCTAATCCTGGCTTCTATCACCCAGGTGGTGGTGGGGGGCCTGGGTCTTATTGGACTGATCCTGAGGTTTGTCGGACCCCTCACCATAGCGCCTACTGTGTCACTAATTGGACTGTCCCTCACACACGTGGTCTCAGAGTTTTGTGAAAAGCAATGGGGTATTTCTCTACT AACAGTTGCGTTGTTGCTACTGTTTTCAAATGTTATTCACAAGGTGCAACTTCCGGTTCCGGCCTTTTCTTTGAAGAAGAAATGTCATTTGACGAAGCTTCCGATATTCCAGCTTTTTCCAGTTGTGATAACGATTTCCATCATGTGGGTTTTCTCTTTTGTTTTGACCGAGTTGGACGTTTTTCCAAACAACAGCACAGAACCTTCTTTCCGTGCAAGAACCGATTCCAGAGTCGACATTTTGTACGATGCTGCTTGGTTCCAGTTACCTCTTCCTC ttCCATTTGGAATGCCGACATTCAGTGCTGCAGGGTACATGGGTATGCTTGCTGCCACTGTGGCATCCATTTTTGAATCCGTTGGTGATTATTTCACAGCTGCTCGCTTCTCTGAGGCGCCGGTGCCACCCGTCCATGCAATCAACAGAGGCATCTTCATAGAAGGTTTTGCAAGCATCATATCTGGTCTGATGGGAGCGGGCCACGCGACCACATCGTACAGTGGAAACATCGGGATCATTGGAATAACAAAA ATAGCTAGCAGGGCGGTGTTTGTAACAGCCGGAGCCATGTTAGTTCTGTGGGGTGTGGTGGGGAAGGTGGGAGCTGTCCTGGCCTTGATTCCTGACCCTATCGTTGGAGGAACCCTGCTACTGGGGCTCGGAATGGTGGCCTCTGTAGGTATATCAG TCTTACAGTTCTGTGAGCTCTATTCCACTCGCAATATTACAATTATCGGCATCTCCTTCTTGATGGGTCTTATGCTACCAGAATGGCTGAGTGAAAACGAGGATTTTGTCAAAACAG GTTCTGCGGACTTGGATCAGGTGATCAAGGTGCTATTCGGAACTGCCTCCTTCACGGGAGGTTTCATAGGTTTCATGCTGGATAACATTGTTCCTG GCACTGCTTATGAACGAGGGTTAAAACGTTGGGTGGAGGTAAAGAGTCCCTCCCAGAGAGGGGACGAGGCGACCCTGTACTGTATCCCCGCCATCAGGGCCCGCATGAAAAGGCTGCGCTGCTGCAGTTACTTCCCCCTTTCACCAACCTTTACCCCCGGTAGAGGGAAACGAGGCTTGAAGAACCATGGTGTTAAAAATGAAAGCTTTGATTTAAAGGAAGTGAAAACAGTTTAA
- the LOC128182311 gene encoding riboflavin biosynthesis protein VVA0006-like, whose amino-acid sequence MRDKSMNLKLNLSFKTKKLKKKVEHLTPFCGSEDVLSNFYPCELDICGVNHKSAEHAFQYIKAVRCGDLEAANTIKEADTALSALRFGKKVKVNQQWESTKAEVMQDILENKCVQVPMFQEKLRTSKQSTIFVEATFNDEWGSGLDRQGTLNTKPEHWPGSNKLGLLLKKIAKKVRKRKLSDSVNRKQRNSNRDQSRQLNIVQMLKQLRTASDSDVSGCNPDSDSSSDEGK is encoded by the exons ATGAGAGACAAGTCCATGAATTTGAAGTTAAACCTCAGCTTTAAGACCAAGAAATTGAAGAAGAAAGTTG AACATCTTACACCTTTTTGTGGATCAGAGGATgtgttatcaaatttttatccaTGTGAATTGGATATATGTGGAGTCAATCATAAATCTGCGGAGCACGCATTTCAATATATAAAAGCTGTGCGTTGTGGAGACCTTGAGGCGGCTAACACCATTAAGGAGGCTGACACCGCTCTCTCGGCACTTCGGTTCGGAAAGAAGGTCAAGGTGAACCAACAATGGGAATCTACAAAAGCAGAAGTCATGCAGGACATCCTTGAAAACAAATGTGTTCAGGTTCCTATGTTTCAGGAGAAGCTGCGTACCTCGAAACAATCCACCATTTTTGTGGAAGCAACATTCAATGACGAATGGGGATCAGGACTCGATCGCCAAGGTACCCTGAACACAAAACCCGAACACTGGCCTGGGTCTAACAAACTCGGTCTACTTCTGAAAAAGATCGCGAAAAAGGTCAGGAAAAGAAAACTTAGTGATAGCGTTAACCGCAAACAGAGAAACTCGAATCGGGACCAATCAAGGCAGCTCAACATCGTCCAGATGTTAAAGCAACTGAGAACAGCTTCAGACAGTGACGTTTCCGGCTGCAACCCAGACTCTGATAGCAGTTCCGATGAAGGGAAATAA
- the LOC128181645 gene encoding solute carrier family 23 member 2-like: MSDLDSVGEDSDKRVKQVTDPQGLPGDEAGGAEGVVEGGQNVFYSVDSVPPVYLMVLFGLQQALMTLGGTLSLPFILASLFCPENENEVRAQLLSITMFMCGIATILQCVLGVRLPIIQGGSHTFVAPIVVMMTLDQFKCPTNGINGLHGNHSLAIPWERRIREVQGNLILASITQVVVGGLGLIGLILRFVGPLTIAPTISLIGLSLTHVVSDFCDKQWGIALLTVALLILFSNVMNKVQVPVPSFSLKRKCHMTTLPIFQLFPVVLTIAIVWLFSYVLTELEVFPNNSTEPSFQARTDSRLDILYDSSWFQFPLPLPFGMPTFSAAGYMGMLAATLSSIFESVGDYFAASRFSEAPVPPPHAINRGIFIEGFASIISGLMGAGHATTSYSGNIGIIGITKIASRAVFVTAGVLLVLWGVVGKVGAVLALIPDPIVGGTLLLGLGMVASVGISVLQFCELFSTRNITIIGVSFLMGLMIPQWLIENEAIVKTGSAELDQVIKVLFGTASFTGGFIGFMLDNTVPGTEYERGLKRWVEVKGSQQKGDEATLYSFPVLTSILERMRCCSYFPLSPTFTSCRRPRHLNYDVKNENIDLKDVKTV, translated from the exons ATGTCCGACCTGGATTCAGTAGGGGAAGATTCAGACAAGAGGGTCAAACAGGTGACCGACCCCCAGGGTCTACCGGGGGACGAGGCAGGGGGAGCGGAGGGTGTGGTTGAAGGGGGTCAAAATGTCTTCTACTCCGTGGACTCGGTGCCGCCTGTCTATTTGATGGTTCTTTTCGGACTACAG CAAGCTTTGATGACCCTGGGTGGGACTTTGTCGCTCCCCTTTATCTTGGCGTCATTGTTCTGTCCAGAAAACGAGAACGAAGTGCGCGCGCAGCTCCTTAGTATCACGATGTTTATGTGCGGGATCGCTACCATTCTACAGTGTGTTCTTGGCGTGAG GTTGCCAATTATACAAGGTGGATCCCATACGTTCGTTGCCCCGATAGTTGTGATGATGACTTTGGACCAATTCAAATGTCCAACAAACGGAA taAATGGGTTGCACGGTAACCACAGCCTAGCTATACCCTGGGAGAGGAGGATCAGAGAG GTCCAGGGTAACCTGATCCTGGCATCTATCACCCAGGTGGTGGTGGGGGGCCTGGGTCTGATTGGACTGATCCTGAGGTTTGTCGGACCCCTCACCATAGCCCCCACTATATCCCTCATCGGACTGTCCCTCACACACGTGGTATCTGACTTCTGTGACAAACAGTGGGGCATCGCTTTACT AACAGTGGCGTTGTTGATATTGTTTTCAAATGTCATGAACAAGGTGCAAGTTCCAGTCCCGTCCTTCTCCTTGAAAAGGAAGTGTCACATGACCACGCTTCCGATCTTCCAGCTATTTCCAGTGGTCCTGACAATTGCCATCGTGTGGCTTTTCTCTTATGTTTTGACTGAGTTGGAAGTGTTCCCAAACAACAGCACAGAACCTTCTTTCCAAGCAAGGACCGACTCCAGACTCGACATTCTCTACGACTCATCGTGGTTCCAATTTCCTCTCCCTC TTCCTTTTGGAATGCCGACATTCAGTGCTGCTGGCTATATGGGTATGCTTGCTGCCACTCTGTCATCCATATTTGAATCCGTTGGTGATTATTTTGCCGCTTCTCGCTTTTCTGAAGCACCAGTTCCGCCTCCCCACGCAATAAACAGAGGCATCTTCATAGAAGGCTTTGCAAGTATCATATCTGGTCTAATGGGAGCGGGCCACGCGACAACATCGTACAGTGGAAACATCGGGATCATTGGAATAACAAAA ATAGCTAGCAGGGCGGTGTTTGTAACAGCTGGAGTCCTGCTGGTTCTGTGGGGTGTGGTGGGGAAGGTTGGAGCTGTCCTGGCCTTGATTCCTGACCCCATTGTTGGAGGGACCCTGCTACTGGGGCTCGGAATGGTGGCCTCTGTAGGTATATCAG ttttacagTTTTGTGAGCTGTTCTCTACACGGAATATCACGATCATAGGAGTTTCTTTCTTGATGGGTCTAATGATACCACAATGGCTGATTGAAAACGAGGCTATTGTCAAAACAG GTTCTGCGGAACTGGATCAGGTGATCAAGGTGCTATTCGGAACTGCCTCCTTCACGGGAGGTTTCATAGGTTTCATGCTGGATAACACTGTTCCTG GCACCGAGTACGAACGCGGATTAAAACGCTGGGTGGAAGTGAAGGGTTCCCAACAAAAGGGGGACGAGGCGACCCTTTACTCTTTCCCTGTTCTGACGTCAATACTTGAGAGGATGCGGTGCTGCAGTTACTTCCCCCTTTCTCCAACCTTCACCTCGTGTAGGAGACCACGACACTTGAACTatgatgttaaaaatgaaaacattgattTAAAAGACGTGAAAACAGTTTAA
- the LOC128182375 gene encoding cell division cycle protein 16 homolog, translated as MAGEVENPQMNEKPALVSGINLGRLREKVKFYIEKHQYESALFWADKIVSLSNGNPDDVYWYAQTLYLTGQYHRASQLLKSRKLDKTNSSCRYLAAKCHFECKEWQTALNILDMVDNNSYLPSFSKQNLTESLFDQSNKEVEHSINLLRGRIYEAMDNRNLAVDCFREALRQDVYCFEAFDMLVHHHMLSAQEERELLDTLPFAIQCPIEDVELIRYLYENRVKKYDKPKDHRVPGTLACLKDNMDIVVNVAEKNYYNCDFRECYKITTRVMSNDPYNSQCLPIHVAVLVELKKAKDLFYLSHKLVDLYPNDPVSWFAVGCYYLLTEKSEPARRYLSKATTLDRVYGPAWLAFGHSFAAENEHDQAMVAYFTASQLMKGCHLPLLYIGLEHGLTNNFKLAERFFSQALTIAPEDPFVLHEMGVIAFKSQEWGTAERYFMDALRILENIGQQVIVEKWEPLLNNLGHVYRKLRNYDKSLEYHKRAGILSPQNPSTYSAIGYTYVLMGDNLMAVDYFHKALGIRRDDQFSTTMLSSVIETLMSEMDPCEGASEDFPAFPTPGKLEFSHSSSQELSDLDINPEDNSSMAIEEVDMDD; from the exons ATGGCGGGTGAAGTTGAAAATCCACAGATGAATGAAAAACCTGCACTCGTCTCTGGGATCAATTTAGGAAGGCTAAGGGAAAaagtcaagttttacattgaaaaG CACCAGTATGAATCCGCATTGTTTTGGGCAGATAAAATCGTTTCCCTCTCAAACG GGAACCCAGATGATGTTTATTGGTATGCGCAGACTCTGTACCTGACTGGGCAGTACCACAGAGCTTCACAACTCCTGAAGTCAAGGAAACTGGACAAG ACAAATTCTTCATGTCGCTACCTGGCGGCCAAATGTCAt ttTGAATGTAAAGAATGGCAGACGGCTCTCAATATTCTAGATATGGTGGATAACAACAGTTACCTCCCTTCCTTCAGCAAACAAAACTTGACCGAATCACTGTTTGATCAGAGTAATAAAGAG GTGGAGCATTCTATAAACCTGCTAAGAGGAAGAATCTATGAAGCCATGGACAACAGGAATCTGGCGGTCGACTGTTTCCGCGAGGCTCTGAGACAGGATGTGTATTGTTTCGAGGCGTTCGATATGCTGGTTCATCATCACATGCTCTCCGCACAGGAAG AACGTGAATTACTAGACACTCTCCCTTTTGCTATACAATGTCCGATAGAAGATGTGGAACTTATTcgatatttatatgaaaatagaGTCAAAAAG tATGATAAACCTAAAGACCACAGAGTCCCGGGGACCTTAGCATGTTTGAAGGATAACATGGACATTGTGGTGAACGTAGCAGAGAAAAATTACTACAACTGTGATTTCAGAGAGTGCTACAAAATCACCACCAG GGTGATGAGCAATGATCCATACAATAGCCAATGCTTGCCTATTCACGTTGCTGTCCTTGTAGAACTCAAGAAAGCTAAAG atTTATTTTACCTATCTCATAAACTTGTGGATCTGTATCCCAATGATCCG GTGTCTTGGTTTGCTGTTGGCTGTTACTACCTCCTGACAGAAAAAAGCGAACCAGCTCGGCGGTATCTAAG CAAAGCGACCACACTTGACCGCGTGTATGGACCGGCCTGGCTGGCGTTTGGTCACTCGTTCGCTGCGGAGAATGAGCACGACCAGGCAATGGTGGCGTACTTCACGGCATCTCAATTGATGAAGGGCTGTCACCTCCCCCTCCTCTACATCGGACTGGAACATGGACTAACCAACAATTTCAAGCTGGCCGAGCGGTTCTTCAGCCAGGCCCTGACGATCGCCCCGGAGGACCCGTTTGTGCTCCACGAGATGGGAGTTATAGCTTTCAAAAGTCAGGA ATGGGGCACAGCAGAGAGATACTTTATGGATGCTCTCAGGATTCTAGAAAATATCGGCCAACAAGTTATCGTGGAAAAATGGGAACCCTTGCTCAATAATTTGGGACATGTGTATAGGAAGTTAAG GAACTATGACAAATCGCTGGAGTACCACAAGCGCGCGGGAATCCTCTCGCCCCAGAATCCCTCCACATACTCGGCCATTGGCTACACTTACGTCCTGATGGGGGACAATCTAATGGCAGTGGACTACTTCCATAAA GCACTTGGAATCCGGCGAGATGATCAGTTCTCGACGACTATGCTATCCAGTGTTATAGAAACTCTTATGTCGGAGATGGATCCTTGTGAAG GGGCTTCTGAAGATTTCCCGGCTTTTCCGACTCCTGGAAAATTAGAATTTTCTCACAGCAGTAGTCAGGAACTAAGTGACCTTGACATTAACCCTGAGGACAACTCGAGCATGGCAATAGAGGAAGTGGACATGGACGACTGA